GAAGCATCCCCTGGCCAGGTTACGTCCTCAATCACCAGGTCTTTGTCGGATTCTTCCACCGTAGCGGCCTCCGCGTAGCCCGGATCCAGCACCGAGAGGGCCGTCATAGCCAGCGCCAGTCCACCAGTCAGCTTGATCAGCTGCTCCATAAATTCCTTGCGGGTCAGGGGTTTATGGGTATACTCGTCAAAAAGGTTGATAATGCGCTGGTCCATAAGGAGAATAGTGGGGCGGATGATTTACCTGTAATATAGGCAGAAGCAGGAGTTTGTTGTCGCAGTGAAAGGCGGCATTAACAGCAGGAAGCTCAACTGCCGCTGGCAGTTGAGCTTCCTAGTGAGGCTACCTGAGCTCGGGCTAGTTGTTCGTAGTGGGGCAGGGGCCTTTCGTATATAATTGTACTCCCGCGTTTTCTGCCTCGCACTTGTTGGAGTAGGTCTTGCCGTTGCAGCCACACAAAGGCTCGTACTCCTTGGTGCAGGGCCGGGCTTTTATCTTGGTTGAATCAACACAGTCGGGTCCAATCAGGCAAATGGTGGGCTCAGGCATTTTGGGCGACACTTCCGTCGGTTGACAAGCGCTAACCAAGCTGGCCACCAGGCTTAAAAGCAGTAAAGAACGTTTCATCGGCTGAAGCTAAAATAGATGGTGTATAAGCCGGAGCCTATAGCCAGCTTATAGGTTGCATTCCACCGCTCCTGATAGCCCACTATTCCTCCCGGTGCACCGTGTCCATCGAAAAGGCCGGCACGCAAATCGACCAGTATTCGCACTCGGCCTCGAAGGGGTTAGAGTAGCGCACCCGGGCCCCAGCCTTAATCAGCAACGACTCGCCGGCGCCCAGCTCTATTGTGTCGCCATCCACTTCGAACCGCTTGCGGCCCCGCACCACGATGGTAATTTCATCGAACTGCGGGTTCTGGTGGGGCTCACTCCACTGGGGCGGGGCCACCATGTGGGCCACGCTGTAGGTGCCCGTTTGGGTGCTGGCTAGCCCAATGTGTTCTTCGATGAGCTTGCCGTCGGTGGTGGGAACCCGGAAGGGGTTTTGCTGCCGGAAATACCGTTTTTCAGCCATAGTCAGGAGAAAGGTTATTTGGTGGTAGCGGCCGGGCACTCGCCCTTGGTAAAGGACGTAACGCCGGCATTGGTGGCCACGCAGGCATTAGAGTAGGTTTTGCCGTCGCAGCCGCACACGGGGTCGTACTGCATGGTACACACGGCATCAGTGCGCACTTTGGCCGGATCAATACAGGCCGGCGTGCTGGCCGTGGGCGTGGTGCGGTTGCAGGCTAGCAAAGAGAAAAACAGCCCTGTGGCTGCGGCAAATCGGAACATGACGAAAAAATAAGATGAGAACAGTACCTGAAACGAGGAAGCTGCAAATATGGGGTAGGAGAGTAGATATTTTACTTTGACTATTTTTAGCTTGCGCCTATAACCCCGGTGGCCGGCCTTCGTATAGGCAGGCAGACTGGCCCCAGAGCGGCTGAGCTTACTTTCCGTATGCCGCCCCTGCCCGACTGCCTAACCCGCACGAACTAGTCCGACCAACCACTGTTCAATTGTTCACCCCATTCTCCCTAACACCATGTCGTATCACGAAGAAGACAACTCGGGTAAAATCCTTTTGGCTGCTCTGGCTGGCGCTGGCGCCGGTATCATTGCTGGTTTGCTGATGGCTCCCGATAAAGGCAAAGCAACCCGCGAAAACCTGCGTAGCGCAGCTACCAAATACAGCGGCACGCTGGGCGAGCAGCTCTCGAAATATGGTGAAGAGCTGGATTCCAAATTCAAAGGCTACGTAGAAAAGCTCGAAGATCTGGGCATCACCGGCGTAGGCAGCAGCCTGAACCTGAAAGGTGACTGGAACGAGTCGAAAGGTAAGCTGAAGCAGCAGTACGCTCAGCTGACCGACGAAGACCTGGAGTACACCGAAGGCAAAGGCGACGAGCTCGTAGGCCGTCTGCAGAGCAAGCTGGGCAAAGGCAAGCGTGAAATCACGAAACTGCTGAACGACCTGTAAGCCACTTGCGGCTTTCGCTCCCTCGAAACGGCCTTGCTCCAACTGCGGAGCAAGGCCGTTTTTCGTAAAACCTTCGGTATATATCCGCGTTTAGATTTTCACGGCTGCCCGCTAGGCGCCGTACCACACCTCAGACCCTACCTTTTCACTGCCTAGTATCAGTTTTGTATGAAAGACAACAATGGTAAAGTAATTCTCTCCCTGCTGGCCGGCGCCACCGCGGGAGTAGTAGCCGGCTTGCTGCTGGCCCCCGAAACCGGCGAGGAAACCCGCACCGGCCTGAAGAAGTCGGCTTCCAAGTGGACCGACGACCTGGGCAAGCTGCTCAAAGATACCTTGGCCAACATCCAGCTCGCCAAGCCCGCTGATGCTGCCACCGATGCTACCCAGGAAAGCCGCAGTGCTGCCGACGACGTGCTTAGCTCCATGAGCCAGGACACCGGCACGGGGGCCAGCTCCCACGCCACGACGGCCGCCAACACGCCTGGCGCTACCGAGGAAACTATCAACCCGGAAGCCTCAGGGACGAGCGAGTACGGCAAGTCGCTGTAATTTTTTTCGGCGGTTTGTAACCTTGTGGTAGCGGCCCCGTTAAAGACAATACAACGAGCTTGAAAGAAGGTCGGAGAAGCTGATAAAGCAAAATTGCCGGCAGTAGGAGCTTCTAGTGGTAACGGTTTAAGTACCCCTAGCAAAATCAGACTAGCCTATCGCACATTTCTTTATCGTGCCCCGATTGGAAGGGTAAGTAAGTTGTATCAAAGAAAAGCCTCCCGCGATTTTACGCGGGAGGCTTTTCGATTTTCAGGAGGTTTGCGCAGGCTGGTGCCCCGCCCTCGGGCTGCGGCAGGAGCTACCACCAATTCCGGCGTTAGGTACCGGCGGCTTTCGGGGTAGGATATCCTTGTGTTTAGAAAAAAACGGCCTAGAGTAGGCGGACGGGCCGATTTGAAATATTTTTTCGGTCCGTCCGTAACCTTACTTCCCTGCTCCCGTTAAAGCTAACATAACCGACTTATACGAAGTTGGGATGTCTTGAAAGCAAAATTGCCCGCTGTAGAGCTTCTACTAGAAATTCAAAACCTCCGGTAGCAAAATCGTACAGAACTGTCGGTAAGCTTCTTTTAGGAATCCCGTTAAGACATCAATAGGTTAGTTATCAAAAGAAAAGCCTCCTGCGACATTACGCAGGAGGCTTTTCGACGTTTAGGCCCCACCCAGGTACCCAGCCAGTGGGAACTCCGCAGGATTCTTCGTTAGGCTGCCCCAGGCGTTCTGGACCACCCGAAGTTTCTCTGGTGGCCCACTACACTTGTCGTGGGGCATCCTAATTTTCTCGACTGGCCTACTACAATTGTCGCGGGCCATCCTAGGTTTTTCGGGTGCTCCGCGGAGGTTGTCGCGGAGCACCCGAGGTTTCTTGGGTGGCCAAAAACAAGTGTCCCGGACCATCCGAGGTTTCTCGGGTAGTCCGGGACAAGTGTCGTAAGCCTTCCGAAGTTTCTCGGGTGGCCCACAAAAGGTCTGGCGCGTTACTCGCCGCCTTCCGGCTTGGGCGCGTTTTCCGACTTGCTATACTCGGGCTTCATCTGGGGAAAGAACAACACGTCCTGAATCGAGTTGGAGTTGGTCATAATCATCGAGAGGCGGTCGATGCCGATGCCCAGGCCGGCCGTGGGTGGCATGCCATACTCCAGGGCCCGCAGGAAGTCCTCGTCGAGCACCATAGCCTCGGTGTCGCCACGCTTACCCAGCTCCAGCTGGTCTTCGAAGCGCTGCCGCTGGTCGATGGGGTCGTTCAGCTCCGAGAAGGCGTTGCAGATTTCCTTGCCGTTGCAAATAGCCTCGAAACGCTCCACCAAACCCGGCTTCGAGCGGTGCTTCTTGGCCAGCGGCGACATTTCCACGGGGTAGTCGGTGATAAACGTGGGCTGAATCAGCTTGGGCTCCACGTGCTCCCCGAAAATTTCGTCGATGATTTTGGCTTTACCCATGCTCGGGTCGAGGCCCACTTTGAGCTCCTTGGCCGCGGCCCGCAGCTCGTCCTCGCTCTTGCCATCGATGTTAAAGCCAGTGAAGTGCTCAATGGACTCAGCCATGGTGAAGCGTTTCCAGGGACGCTGAAAGTTGATGAGGTTCTCGCCCACTTTCACTTCGGTTTTGCCGTGCAAGGCTAAGGCTACGCGCTCCACCATTTCCTCCACCAGGTCCATCATCCAGTAGTAGTCCTTGTAGGCTACGTAGAGCTCCATCTGGGTGAACTCCGGGTTGTGGAAGCGGCTCATGCCCTCGTTGCGAAAATCCTTCGAGAATTCATAGACCCCATCGAAGCCGCCCACGATGAGACGCTTGAGGTACAGCTCGTTGGCAATGCGCAGATACAGCGTCATGTCCAGCGTGTTGTGGTGGGTCTTGAAGGGGCGGGCGGCGGCACCACCGTAGAGGGGCTGCAGGATCGGGGTTTCGACTTCGAGGTAGCCTTTGTCGTTGAGGTAGTTGCGCATGGCCTGCACCAGCTGGGTCCGCTTAATGAAAGCGTCGCGCACGTGCGGGTTCACCACCAAATCCACGTAGCGCTGCCGGTAGCGGGCCTCGGGGTCGGTAAAGGCGTCGTAAATAGTTTCTTTGCCAGTAGCTTCATCTACCACCCGACGTACCACGGGAAGGGGGCGCAGGCTTTTGCTGAGCACCGTCAGGCCCGTTACGTGCACGGAGGTTTCACCCACCATGGTCTTAAACACGTGGCCTTTCACCCCGATAAAGTCACCCAAGTCGAGCAGTTTCTTGAACACGGTGTTGTACAGCTCCTTGTCTTCGCCGGGGCAGATTTCGTCCCGGTTGATGTAGAGCTGAATGCGGCCCGAGGCGTCCTGCAGCTCGGCAAACGAGGCCTTGCCCTTCACCCGCACCGACATCAGCCGGCCCGCCAGGCTTACTTCCTGGAAGTTATTAAGCTCGGGGTGGTAGTTGTCGAGGATTTCCTGGGCATAGAAGTTGACATCGAATAGCTCGGACGGATACGGCTCAATGCCGAGCTTTTGGAGTTCCTCCAGCTTCTGGCGGCGTATCTGTTCCTGTTCGCTGAGGTGCTGCATGAGAATGGTCGTTTATAAGCCTGCAAAGGTAGTCTGAAACCTAGATTATAACAGTTTGTTACATCAGCCTGTCCAAAAGAACGTCATGGCGACCAGCAGGAGACATCTCCCATACCATGGTAATCTAAATGCCATTACAACATCGGCACGCAAGGTTCCTCGCGGGCTCAGAATGGCGTTCTTTTTTTAAGAGGGGTAGACACAAACAAAAAGCGCCATCCCAGGGGAATGGCGCTTAGGTCTATATGTAGTAAGGCACAATGGCGAGGAATTGTCGCTTAGGCCGCAATGCCCATCGGCTGCTGCGGCTCCTGACCCGTGAGCAGGGGCTCGATGCGGGTGTGCAGACGCTCTACGACGAAGTTGTTCTGCAAGTGCTTGGGCAACTCCTTAACCAACTGCTGGTAGCGCTCCAAGCCCATGGCTTTGGCAATGTAGCTCTCGTGAATGCCGTTGAGGTAACTCACGATGTTGAGCAGCGACTGGTGGAAAAGCTTAAAGTCAATCTCGGCTTCCACGTAGCGCTCAATCTCGCGGCTGGTCTGCGAAATACGCAGGCGGCCCAGTAGGTCGAAGATGGTGGTATAGCCCAGGCGCCAGGTAATCTGCTGCCAGTGCGAAGCCGTCCACTTGTCGAGCACCTTGCCGGTCTTCTGGCTGCGAATGGCCGTGTTAGGGTTGGCTTGCACCTGCTGGCGGGTAATCTGGGCCTTCATCTTACGGGTCGTACGCAGGAACTGCCCAATCTGGGCTTGCGCCTCGATTTCCTTGCCTGCAATGTGCAAGCCAGGCTTGTAGCCCGCCAGTGGCAGGCGGTGAATGCTAAAGTCGCCATAAGCACCGGCGGCATAGAACGACACCGGACGTGGGTAAGCATTACGCACTACCAAGCGGCCCACCTCGCGCCGAATCAGCGAAGGATTGTTGGACCGTACGCCGGCCGTGTACAGGAAAGCTTGCAAACCCGACAGGATGGTATGATACGCCTGGGGGAACGTCCAGTGCAGGGCATTGCGCAGATACTCTTCGTCACCCAACTCGGCCGTGGCGCGCAGGGCATATTCCGTGCTCCAGCAAGCCTGCAACAGCTTCCCGACAGCTTGGATATCGGCTTCCGTCAGCTCCGCTTGGTGAGCCCGGAAGAAGGGGAGGTGCTGCAAGCCACCCGTTGCGTCATCATTCTCCTGAATATGATAGTTGATGGCAAAGAAGTAGTTGAGAAACACCTGGGCCGGAATAGACTTGCGCCAGGTTTCTTCGGCTTGCTTTTGCTCATCGGTGATGAGCGGAAGGATGTTGTTCTCAGTTGTCGTTGTCATGCTAAGTAAACAGCTAGGGGCTCGTATGAGTTGCATATTTACTAATTTTTTTCGCAATTTGCAATGAGTGTTAATTTCGTTGGTAATCAATAACTTGTGTCTAAATAAATATGTGTCTCTATGGAATTAATGGTCATCGTTTTTAGAGTCTATTTACTAAATATATTGGCTTGCTAAAAATGAGCAAAAAAAGAAGCCTCCACGTCACTGACGCAGAGGCTTCTTCGGGCAGATAAGCTGAAACTTACAGCTGGTCTTTGATTACTGCTACGGCTTCGCGTAGGGTAATATCGTTCTTCAGGTTCTTGGTGAAGCGGCCAGCACGGTTTACTTCTACCGTATCAGAGCCCAGTTGCCGCATGTCCACAGCTAAGGGAGCAATGGCCAGGGGCTGAGCGGCTTTCTGTACGGCTTCGTACTTTTCTGACTCAGCTTTGGCCTGCTCCTGTTCAGCGCGGAACGCGGTGAGCTTCAGCGACACCATCGTGTCGTCCTTACGCTTGCGCATGCGCTGCACCATTTCATTCATCAGCTTGAAGCTCGGGCTACTAGCTACGCGGGCTTGGCTAGCCGTGCGCAGCTTGTCAACAGCCGGAGCTGCATTCCAGGCCTTGTAGCGAGCCGGCGTGATTTCATCCCACTTCAGCGGGTAATCCGATTCCTTTTCGCCCTGGTCGAGGTAGCTGTACGCATCTGGCAGCGCAATATCGGGTACTACCCCCTTGAACTGCGTTGAGCCACCATTAATGCGGTAAAACTTCTGGGTCGTTAGCTTCAGCGAGCCGAAGGGCTTCAGACTGCTGAAGTCACCCAGCATATCATCGAGGTCGAAGATGCGCTGCACCGTGCCTTTGCCATACGTGCTGGCACCCATAATCACGCCGCGCTTGTAGTCTTGCATCGCAGCGGCCAAAATCTCAGAAGCCGAAGCACTAAACTTGTTTACAAGCACTACTAGAGGGCCGCTATACTGTACGCGTGGGTCCCGGTCGTTAAGGATACTAGGGGCTCCCTGGGGCGAACGAACCTGCACTACGGGGCCGCTCTCTACGAAAAGACCAGCCATTTCCACAGCGTCTTGCAAGGAGCCGCCGCCGTTGGAGCGCAGATCAAACACGATGCCGTCCACATTTTCCTGACGCAGCTTTTCCAGTTCCTTCTTCACGTCCTCAGCCGAGCTACGGCCACCGTTGTCATTGAAGTCGGCGTAGAATGTAGGCAGGCGGAGATAGCCGATTTTTTTGCCATTCTCCTGAATGGTAGCCGACTGAGCGTAGGTTTCTTTCAGCACCACCACGTCGCGGATGATGGAAATAATCTTGGTGCTGGCATCAGGCTTTTTCACCGTCAGACGTACTTCTGTGCCCTTCTTGCCTTTAATCAGCGCTACGGCTTTGTCTAGGCGCAAGCCTTCTACCGAAACCGGCTCGGCCGCACCCTGCGCCACACGCAGGATAATGTCACCAGCCTTCAGCTCACCCTGGCGGTACGAGGCCGAACCCGGAATAACGTCCGACACTTTGATCTGACCGTCTTTTTCCTGCAGCGAGGCCCCAATACCTTCGAAGCGGCCGGTCATGGCTACGTCGAAGCTTTCTTTGTCGCGGGGAGCAAAGTACTCGGTATGAGGGTCGTAAGTATTGGCAATGGTATTAGCATACACGGCCAGCCGCTCATTGGCATCGGTCTGGGCCATGTCCTTGAACTGCTCGTCGAAGTACTTAAGCACCCGCTTGCGGGCTTCAGCCTCCATTTCGGCGGGAGTACGCGTGGGCTCCGAGGTAGTGGCGGCCGAGGGCTGCACGGAAGTGGAAGCCAATGGCTTATCCTTCTTCTTTTTTTGCTCGTCCATCATTTCCGACACCCGAATCAGGGTCTGGTACTTCAGATATTTGCGCCATTCTTCGCGCTGAGCAGCCGCGTCGGCCGCAAAAACCATTTTATCGGCTTCCGTCTCAAACGACTCCTCCTTCGTGAAGTCGAACGGCTTAGCCAGGATGTCGCGGTAGAGGGCTTGAATATCCTTGGTGCGCTGTTCCATGAGCTTGGTGCTCAGGTCCAGAAACTCGTGGGTGCCCCGGCGTACCTGGTCATCAATATCGTTCTGGTATTTGCGCAGCTGAGCGACATCCGACTGCAAGAGAAACTTCTTGTTGTAGTCGAGGCGCTTCAGGTACAGGTCAAATACCCGTTTGGAAAAGTTGTCGTCAACCTTTTCGGGCTGGTAGTGGGCAGCACTAAGCCCCTGGAGCATAGCTTTGATCAGCACCTCATCCTTTTGGGGCGGGCTAGCATCATTACGCCGATATAGCTTATAGGAAGCCAGCACGAAGACTGCCAGCACCAACGAGGCATACAGGCCTATTTTCAGTCGGGGGGAAGACATGGAAATCAGAATGAGATGGAAAAATCAAATGTAAACAAAAGCCGTTCCGAACATACGAACCCGTCAAACCGGCGGCTTTAACTCAAAACGCAGGGACAACTATAATAAGTGCCCACGCTATACTTTCATCGCTAAGGGTGAGATTTTACCCCGAGGGTTGCACTACTCGCCTGCCTATTGTGTGTACCAATATCCCAGGATTTCAACCAGCGTAGCAATGCACTTGTTTGGTTTGTTGGCCTTAAGATATACGAAGGCATGCCAAGAAAAAGTTGGCGTAAGAGTAAAATAAAAAGGCCCCCTACCGAGGTAGGAGGCCTTTTTTAAAACAGGCTTGAGGGCGTACCCAGAAGCTTAGTAGCGACGTACCCGGTCGCCGTTGCTGCGACGGAATTCGTCTTCGAAGTACTGAGCATCTTCGGCGTTACGGGGCTTCACGCCCATCACGATACCACCGTTTTTGATGTCGCTTTCGTATTCAGCAGCATGCTCTTCGGGAATGCCCGAGCCTACCAGTGCACCTACCAGGCCACCCGTCAGACCACCGGCACCAGCGCCAGCCAGAGCAGCGGCAATAGGACCAGCAATTACAAGGCCCAGGCCGGGCAGAGCTACTGAAGTACCAATGGCAGCAATAGCGCCAATGATAGCACCAGCCGTGCCACCGATGGCCGAACCAACGCCGGCACCTTCCATAGCTTTATCGCCGAGGTCGGTATGAGCGGTGTTGTCACCGAAGTGCGTCTTGCGGGTTTCGTCCGACATCAGCACGTTTACATCGTCTTTGCCGTAGCCACGCGAGGAAAGCGACTGGTAAGCACGCTCGGCGCTGTCACGGTCACGGAACGAGCTCGTCAGCATGCTGGGGCCCGAGGTATTCTGATAAGGCTGGCCAGTTACAGCGTGGGCTGCTTCATCGCCAGCATTTTGTACGGCATCAATGCCACGACCTACTACGGCACCAGGCGTGCCAGCAATTGCGGCACCTTTGGCCGTTGCGCTATAGTCGTCGCCGCCAACGTTAGAGGAGCTTGCACCCGTACCAGCGTTATAGCTCGTGCCTTCGTTGCTCGAGCTAGAGCTATTGCCAAAACCGGTACCCGTGTTGGTAGTACCATAGTTAGCGCCTGAGCCAGTACCGGTATTCTGCGGGTTGTTCGAATCGTTGGTGTTCATTAGAGTAGGTTGTTGAGTGGGGAAAGGAATAGGAAAGAAGTCGTTGCATGAAACGCTACCGGAAAGTAGCATGTGCTTCAGCTTCGGGGTTCTTAACGTGAGCCTTCCACGAGGGGTTACAAAAAAACTGTTATCAGTCAAGTACCCTCACCCATTTTTTTATCAAACGCTACTCTAGGGCGCTATAACAGCGTTTCTAGGCAAATTGCTCGTAATTAGCCGGCTCCAGCCAGAAGGCGCGGCATTCCCGCCGCATCGTCTTGAGGAATTCCGGGTCTTGCTTTAGCGTGCGCCATTCGCCCAGGCCAAGTCGTTCGCAGAGCTTATAAAAGTTGTCGCCTTGGCCTTTGGAGCCCTCTACTTTTACCAGGCAACTCAAAATAGGTCGGCCGGCTTGGTATTCATTTTCCGAAATCTCGGCCAGTAGCTCGTTCAAGCGGGCTTTCTCATGGGAAATATCCAGATTGAAGCCTAGCTCGGCTTCTTGTACCAGATTGAGGTAGCTGGTGGTGCCTACCTGATGGCGGGCAAAACGGATTAAATGGCTACGAACTCGGCCGATCATTTGGGTAGGGAGCGAAATGGGTGTTGAAAGTAACAAAAAAGGCCCACACCCCAGAATTAACATTTCTGAAGTGTGGGCCGCCGCTAGCCAAAACTGTGCCGCGAAGGGAAAATCCTATTTCTGAGCCTTGCGGCGGGTTATTTCTTTTTGAATTAGCAGAAACTCGCGGCTGCTCTGGCCCGCAATAGCTGTGTTCTCATCGGCGCGCCGCAGCAAGTAGGGCATCACCGACTCAACAGGACCGTAGGGTACATATTTGGCCGTATTGTAGCCGGCATTGGCTAGATTGTAGGTGAGGTTGTCGCTCATGCCATAGAGCTGGGCAAACCAAATGCGCGGGTCGCCGGGGCGCAGATTGGCCTCATGCATAAGCTCGGTCAGCAGCAGAGAGCTGGCCTCATTGTGCGTGCCAGCGCAGATGCTGATCCGGTCGGCGTGGGTTACGCAGTAGCGCAGAGCATCATCATACAGCTGGTCGGTAGCTTCTTTGGTGGGGTTAATCGGGTTCCGGTAGCCCCGCTGGTTGGCCACGCGGCCTTCCTTCTCCATATAGGCCCCGCGCACCAGCTTGCCGCCCAGGTAGTAATTACCCTGCACCGCCGCGGTGTAAGCGTGCTGAATGGCCTCCAGCCGGTCGTGGCGATACAGCTGGTAGGTGTTCCAGACGATGGCCGACTCGCGGTTGTACTTGGCCATCATCTCGTAGGCCAAATTATCAATGGTATCCTGGAACCAGCTTTCCTCAGCATCAACAAAAACGCGGACGCCATACTGGTGGGCGCGGGCGCAGATGGCGTCTACGCGGGCTTTGGCCCGGTCGTAGTTTGCTTGCTCGGCGGCGGTGAGGGTTTTGCCACTCTGCACCTTTTCCAGCAGGGCACTATCAGCTACGCCCGTCACTTTAAAAACTGAAAAAGGAATGTGGGTAGAGCGGTGGGCCAAGTCAATAGTAGCCAGAATTTCGTCCCGGGTTTGGTCGAAGCTCTTGTCGTTGCCTTCACCTTCCACGGAGTAGTCGAGGATAGTGCCGATGTTGTAGCGGCCCAGCTCCTCAATAACCGGCAGGCATTCCCGGATGGTTTCGCCGCCGCAGAACTGCTCGAAGATGGTTTTCTTGATCAGAAACTTTACCGGCAGATTCCATTTTAGGGCCGTTTTCATCAGCCCACCCCCGGTCTTGACCAGGGTATTATTGTTCATGGCGGCGAACAGGGCGTACATCTTGCGCAGCTCAAGGTCCGATTTGGAAGCGAAGGCTACGGCCGTGTCGGTAAAGGAAATGGGCGGAGATTGGGTTACTGGCATGCAGGTGGCTAGCTTTGGGCGGGCTAATAGGAGAGGCCGGTTTGGCGGGACGAAGATAGCCGTTAAACATCGTTTCGGGCCGCATAGTTACCCTATTGCCCAGCCTTTTTCCGGCCATTGCCACGGCGGGCTCAAGCGGAGCGGTTCCGCTTCTTTTTTCTCTTTTACTCCATCTATGGAAAGCGCAACTACTTCCCAGACCTTTTTCACCCGGTTACTGGCCGCCAAAGAGCAGCCGCTGCTAATAGCGGGGCCCTGCAGCGCCGAAACCGAAGAACAGGTGCTGACTACCGCCCGTGACCTGAAGGCGCTAGGTAAAATCGACTTGTTTCGGGCTGGAATTTGGAAGCCCCGTACCCGGCCGGGCTCGTTTGAGGGAGTCGGAGTAGGCGGGCTGAACTGGTTGCGCCGGGTAAAAGAAGAGGTAGGCCTGCCCGTAACAGTAGAGGTTGCTACACCCCGGCACGTGGAAGACGCCCTGGCCTACGGCGTAGACGTGCTCTGGATTGGGGCCCGCACGACGGTCAATCCATTTGCCGTACAGGAGCTAGCCGACGCACTGACCGGTACCCAGGTACCGGTGATGGTAAAAAATCCGGTTAATCCGGATGTAGCGCTCTGGGCCGGGGCACTGGAGCGCCTGGAGCGGGCGGGTATTACCCAACTGGCGGCCATTCACCGCGGCTTCAGCACGTTTTCACCCTCACGCTACCGTAACGCCCCGACCTGGCAGCTGGCCATTGAGCTCAAAACCCGCTTTCCGCACCTGCCGCTGATCTGTGACCCCAGCCACATCGGGGGCAAGCGCGACTTGCTGTTGCCCATCGCCCAGAAAGCCCTGGATCTGGATTACGATGGGTTGATGATTGAAACCCACCCCGACCCGGACCACGCCTGGAGCGACGCTGAGCAACAGGTGACGCCTCAGCGCCTGGGTGAGATTCTCTCGGAGCTTAAATACCGCTACCGCTCCAGCGACAATGCCGACTACCTCAATAAGGCCGAGGAGCTACGCCAAAAAATGGACGTGGCCGACCGCGAGATTATTGAAGCCCTGGCCCGGCGTATGTCGCTGGTGGAGGAGTTAGCCGAATACAAGAAGGAGAATAACGTCAAGATTCTGCAGCTGGACCGCTGGAATGAAATCTTTACGTCCCGGCTGCAGTGGGCCGATAAGCTGCACGTCAATGATAAGTTTGTGGCCGAGCTCTACAAGCTGATTCACCTGGAAAGCATCCGCAAGCAAACCCAAATCCTGCAACGCCCGGACTAGGCCGCTATTTAGGGCTTGCCGGCCACTTCCGCGTAATGGGTACCGCGCTTGCCTTTATAATAGACGTTGCCGCCCCGGCTGTTTTCGGAATCCTGGAGAATGAGCCTGTTGCCACTGACGGTGTAAAACTGCTGGCTGCGGTAGCCGCGGTAGATAATCATGTTCTTGCTTTTGCGCAAGCCATTGCCCACCGCTTTCAAGCGGAACCGCGCTGCGCCAATCATAGCCCCATCCTGGAAGAACCGCGCCCGGCCCCGCCGGTCAAATTCCACTTCCACAGTATGGCCGGTAGAGGCAGGAGTGGCCAGTGTAGGGCTGGCCGTCTGCACCCACTCCCAGCGCCCCACCAGTTGATCTTCCATGGTAGGCACCGAGTCGCGGCTGCAAGCTGAGCCGAAGGCCAGCAAGGCAAAAGAATAAAGCCAAGTAGAGTAGCGTGTTTTCATGCGGTAGTAAAGTTGTTGTTACCTTCCCCCTCTAATGCAAATACTAACTAATATTTGCACCAAATTAATTTTATTTTGGCTTAATCCGCGGATTTGCTCGGATTAATTTTTGCTTAACAATGAAAAATTTGAACAGTGCGGTTGTGATTGGTCCGCAGTCCCTGACTGAGCTAGCCCAAATGCTGCAAAGCAAGGCTGTAAGCCAGGTTTTTGTGGTAGTAGACAGCAAC
Above is a genomic segment from Hymenobacter cellulosivorans containing:
- a CDS encoding proline dehydrogenase family protein, which encodes MPVTQSPPISFTDTAVAFASKSDLELRKMYALFAAMNNNTLVKTGGGLMKTALKWNLPVKFLIKKTIFEQFCGGETIRECLPVIEELGRYNIGTILDYSVEGEGNDKSFDQTRDEILATIDLAHRSTHIPFSVFKVTGVADSALLEKVQSGKTLTAAEQANYDRAKARVDAICARAHQYGVRVFVDAEESWFQDTIDNLAYEMMAKYNRESAIVWNTYQLYRHDRLEAIQHAYTAAVQGNYYLGGKLVRGAYMEKEGRVANQRGYRNPINPTKEATDQLYDDALRYCVTHADRISICAGTHNEASSLLLTELMHEANLRPGDPRIWFAQLYGMSDNLTYNLANAGYNTAKYVPYGPVESVMPYLLRRADENTAIAGQSSREFLLIQKEITRRKAQK
- a CDS encoding bifunctional 3-deoxy-7-phosphoheptulonate synthase/chorismate mutase type II → MESATTSQTFFTRLLAAKEQPLLIAGPCSAETEEQVLTTARDLKALGKIDLFRAGIWKPRTRPGSFEGVGVGGLNWLRRVKEEVGLPVTVEVATPRHVEDALAYGVDVLWIGARTTVNPFAVQELADALTGTQVPVMVKNPVNPDVALWAGALERLERAGITQLAAIHRGFSTFSPSRYRNAPTWQLAIELKTRFPHLPLICDPSHIGGKRDLLLPIAQKALDLDYDGLMIETHPDPDHAWSDAEQQVTPQRLGEILSELKYRYRSSDNADYLNKAEELRQKMDVADREIIEALARRMSLVEELAEYKKENNVKILQLDRWNEIFTSRLQWADKLHVNDKFVAELYKLIHLESIRKQTQILQRPD